A genomic region of Alkalispirochaeta americana contains the following coding sequences:
- a CDS encoding helix-turn-helix domain-containing protein produces MSWDWLNRKGFAEMMKSLSTHQLKQREIITYLALVSFVDADGYAYPGIDTIARTGGIGRATVVRALPELEKHQLIRIEHGQGRTVNRYLVVPPSRSRLNLNLQEKPLSAQSERLSAQSEPRSRLNLSLERFPENVTITPPDRGDDYIPFELLPEDS; encoded by the coding sequence ATGTCCTGGGACTGGTTAAACCGGAAGGGGTTTGCCGAGATGATGAAATCACTCTCTACCCACCAGCTGAAGCAACGGGAGATCATAACCTACCTGGCGCTTGTCAGTTTCGTGGACGCGGACGGCTACGCGTACCCCGGGATTGATACGATCGCCAGGACCGGCGGCATCGGGAGGGCGACCGTAGTTCGCGCTTTACCGGAGCTTGAAAAGCACCAACTGATACGAATCGAGCACGGCCAAGGACGCACAGTCAACCGATATCTGGTCGTTCCTCCGTCTCGTAGTCGGCTCAATCTGAACCTACAAGAAAAACCTTTGTCGGCTCAATCTGAACGCTTGTCGGCTCAATCTGAGCCTCGTAGTAGGCTCAATCTGAGCCTCGAACGTTTCCCAGAGAACGTAACCATAACGCCCCCAGACAGGGGGGATGATTACATCCCATTTGAATTGTTACCGGAGGACAGCTGA
- a CDS encoding helix-turn-helix domain-containing protein, with protein MSDRLLTIPEAAEQLRIKPATLYVWVSRGKIEYVKIGGRSMIRESQIEEFISRNTVAPK; from the coding sequence ATGTCTGACCGTTTGTTGACCATACCGGAGGCTGCAGAGCAACTCCGGATCAAGCCGGCCACGTTGTACGTGTGGGTATCCCGGGGGAAGATCGAATACGTCAAGATCGGCGGCCGGTCCATGATCCGGGAGAGCCAGATTGAGGAATTCATTTCCCGGAATACCGTAGCGCCGAAATGA